In Nomascus leucogenys isolate Asia chromosome 6, Asia_NLE_v1, whole genome shotgun sequence, one DNA window encodes the following:
- the CHST14 gene encoding carbohydrate sulfotransferase 14 produces the protein MFPRPLTPLAAPNGAEPLGRALRRAPLGRARAGLGGPPLLLPSMLMFAVIVASSGLLLMIERGILAEMKPLPLHPPGREGAAWRGKAPKPGGLSLRAGDADLQVRQDVRNRTLRAVCGQPGMPRDPWDLPVGQRRTLLRHILVSDRYRFLYCYVPKVACSNWKRVMKVLAGVLDSVDVRLKMDHRSDLVFLADLRPEEIRYRLQHYFKFLFVRDPLERLLSAYRNKFGEIREYQQRYGAEIVRRYRAGAGPSPAGDDVTFPEFLRYLVDEDPERMNEHWMPVYHLCQPCAVHYDFVGSYERLEADANQVLEWVRAPPHIRFPARQAWYRPASPESLHYHLCSAPRALLQDVLPKYILDFSLFAYPLPNVTKEACQQ, from the coding sequence ATGTTCCCCCGCCCGCTGACCCCGCTGGCGGCCCCAAATGGCGCCGAGCCCCTGGGCCGGGCGCTGAGGCGGGCCCCTCTGGGCAGGGCCCGGGCGGGGCTGGGGGGGCCTCCCCTGCTGCTACCGTCCATGCTGATGTTCGCGGTGATTGTGGCCTCCAGCGGGCTGCTGCTCATGATCGAGCGGGGCATTCTGGCCGAGATGAAGCCCCTGCCCCTGCACCCGCCCGGCCGTGAGGGCGCAGCCTGGCGCGGGAAAGCCCCCAAGCCTGGGGGCCTGTCCCTGAGGGCTGGGGACGCGGACTTGCAAGTGCGGCAGGACGTCCGGAACAGGACCCTGCGGGCGGTGTGCGGACAGCCAGGCATGCCCCGGGACCCCTGGGACTTGCCGGTGGGGCAGCGGCGCACCCTGCTGCGCCACATCCTCGTAAGTGACCGTTACCGCTTCCTCTACTGCTACGTCCCCAAGGTGGCCTGCTCTAACTGGAAGCGGGTGATGAAGGTGCTGGCGGGCGTCCTGGACAGCGTGGACGTCCGCCTCAAGATGGACCACCGCAGTGACCTGGTGTTCCTGGCAGACCTGCGGCCTGAAGAGATTCGCTACCGCCTGCAGCACTACTTTAAGTTCCTGTTTGTGCGGGACCCCTTGGAACGCCTCCTCTCTGCCTACCGCAACAAGTTTGGCGAGATCCGAGAGTACCAGCAACGCTATGGGGCTGAGATAGTGAGGCGGTACAGGGCTGGAGCGGGGCCCAGCCCTGCAGGCGACGATGTCACATTCCCCGAGTTTCTGAGATACCTGGTGGACGAGGACCCTGAGCGCATGAATGAGCATTGGATGCCCGTGTACCACCTGTGCCAGCCTTGTGCCGTGCACTATGACTTTGTGGGCTCCTATGAGAGGCTGGAGGCTGATGCCAATCAGGTGCTGGAGTGGGTACGGGCACCACCCCACATCCGATTTCCAGCTCGCCAGGCCTGGTACAGGCCAGCCAGCCCCGAAAGCCTGCATTACCACTTGTGCAGTGCCCCCCGGGCCCTGCTGCAGGATGTGCTGCCTAAGTATATTCTGGACTTCTCCCTCTTTGCCTACCCACTGCCTAATGTCACCAAGGAGGCGTGTCAGCAGTGA